Proteins co-encoded in one Plectropomus leopardus isolate mb chromosome 14, YSFRI_Pleo_2.0, whole genome shotgun sequence genomic window:
- the LOC121953469 gene encoding pleckstrin homology domain-containing family G member 3 isoform X1, with protein MPEGSHSALHQGPMGEESPQLSSPLSTSEPDQVNVDLGSDCYSRLCVEPLDGEGERPVSLVSTLSSDSSRDSRSLFGSTVALPSSTTPPVQSEEDIDLELSPAEGTGEQAGDGSPTLTGSRGRWQERLEPRVISHQWNNNATSNRKASGEIPRITDSPVVTHAMAPNPKLTYVDRVVMEIIETERMYVKDLRSIVEDYLAHIIDLSNLPIHPEQVWALFGNIQDIYEFNSELLQSLDMCENDPVAVARCFVDKSEYFEIYTQYCTNYPNSVAALTDCMRSKTLAKFFRERQAALKRSLPLGSYLLKPVQRILKYHLLLQEIVKHFDPDEEGYEVVQEAIDTMTGVAWYINDMKRKHEHAVRVQEIQSLLINWKGPDLTTYGELVLEGTFHVLRAKNTRTLFLFEKMLLITKKRGEHYVYKTHISCSTLMLLDSAKDPLLFSVIHFKHPKQPHTVQAKSVEEKRLWAHHIKRLILENHNTIVPQKAKEAILDNSNYPGKYHYSPERLKKAESCQADDFHLGGRNGRRRSEPAKQIIRSTKAVLKHADSEGALLGERCSLQPATSVSTLASSLGEPQAERPCVEDLIPRRESLEQLSPTDSDLKLGSSPSEGGLEKAKEEEEEEEEGESYKEDILMGEDQVADFASSVLAAISCWHYRARALLSTHFTTDDQTRDLAELKSTPTEEVETHRQEEKHVDVAVKETDATQVTVEELYTLDCVPRENKRDELEEHCYPRPESPVSPLQQEADTPEPQDTSRETGEEEEGESDSSGLHVEETSVLTNGELSEEEEEVLSDNKSILPSSVLDQASVIAERFVTSLSRRSSLVSEDLGSLACPSPSIDNDVFKSPSACMDLEQQTEMFASSSPEPQVTSEANLSTPAQDTALNALIEAERRSTLSKQDRLLIRKIRRYYEHAEHQDANFSIKRRESLSYIPAGLVRHLSRQLNSTPQEQAVPVHRKGLSRNRPTSWAVFDLPGLEKSRNIDAHQKTEPQRPAEAKARSQSITDASSTTEEEFRPSSDMQKVWRDMEMHEESQEVQHIAEEKLSDSRLEVTQDTSSESSSVKTSRQTPPVLEELEIGTTSDCSSVSSPTTTFPAVEGGSCQDSASQDKSQVNQGQLPKIISFRTSMDEDQILQDMGKMKNKVFQLARQYSQRIKNNRPIVWQRSRERANQQSFKNMPAVLEEKTQLKKKGKPNLRLPLSACNQAVIREERSPSPVHTPSSGASSQSTVTCPQSPLAETESFHWPDVQELRTKYTDTSRSSKLTRACTVPNGMLECCTNRCNGCSHKYNSSSDLHNAVTDCPRTETAYKERCPVGEDWPQPQLQPLLCRWSSLDHMLGSLPLHEVQNLQEPARTSYTASQLSLVMRETGKDGDNVLQEGTGCTTKSAALGKMTESNLVKSLREKFQSLTTSS; from the exons AATCTCCTCAGTTGTCCTCGCCCCTCTCCACCAGTGAACCTGACCAGGTAAACGTTGACTTGGGCTCAGATTGTTACAGCCGGCTATGTGTGGAGCCACTGGATGGAGAGGGTGAACGTCCAGTGAGCCTGGTGTCCACCCTGTCCTCTGATTCATCCCGGGATAGTCGCAGCCTTTTTGGGAGCACCGTAGCCCTTCCTTCCTCTACCACCCCACCCGTACAGAGCGAGGAGGACATTGACCTGGAGCTGAGCCCAGCCGAAGGCACCGGAGAGCAGGCAGGGGACGGGAGTCCCACCCTCACAGGCTCCAGGGGCCGCTGGCAGGAACGGCTGGAGCCCAGGGTGATCAGCCACCAGTGGAACAACAACGCCACGTCCAACAGGAAGGCAAGTGGCGAAATACCTCGCATCACCGACTCGCCTGTCGTCACGCACGCCATGGCGCCCAACCCAAAGCTGACCTATGTGGACCGAGTTGTCATGGAGATCATTGAGACAGAGCGCATGTATGTCAAGGACCTGCGCAGCATTGTGGAG GATTACTTGGCTCACATTATTGATTTGAGTAATCTTCCCATACATCCAGAGCAAGTTTGGGCCCTGTTTGGAAACATACAGGACATCTATGAGTTCAACAG TGAACTGCTTCAGTCCTTAGACATGTGTGAGAACGACCCTGTGGCCGTCGCTCGATGCTTTGTAGATAAG agtgaatattttgaaatatacaCTCAGTATTGCACCAACTACCCCAA CTCAGTGGCAGCACTGACCGACTGCATGAGGAGTAAAACTTTGGCCAAGTTCTTTAGGGAGCGGCAGGCTGCTCTGAAGCGCTCCCTACCCTTGGGCTCCTATCTACTAAAGCCAGTCCAAAGGATCCTGAAGTATCACCTGCTGCTTCAG gaaattgtgaagcactttgaccCTGACGAGGAGGGCTATGAGGTGGTTCAGGAAGCCATAGACACCATGACCGGAGTGGCCTGGTATATCAACGATATGAAGAGGAAACACGAACACGCTGTACGAGTGCAG GAGATACAGTCTCTTCTGATAAACTGGAAGGGTCCTGACCTGACCACCTATGGGGAGCTGGTGCTGGAGGGCACCTTTCATGTCCTGCGGGCGAAGAACACTCGTACACTCTTCCTCTTCGAAAAGATGCTCCTCATTACCAAGAAAAGAGGGGAGCACTATGTATACAAGACGCATATCTCG TGCTCCACCCTAATGCTACTTGACAGTGCCAAGGATCCCCTGCTCTTCAGTGTCATCCATTTCAAGCATCCGAAGCAACCCCATACAGTGCAG GCCAAGTCAGTCGAAGAGAAGCGTCTCTGGGCCCATCACATCAAGAGGCTCATCCTTGAGAACCACAACACCATCGTCCCACAGAAG GCAAAAGAGGCTATCCTGGACAATTCTAACT ATCCAGGGAAGTACCACTATAGTCCTGAGAGGCTCAAGAAAGCAGAGTCCTGCCAAGCTGATGACTTCCATCTTGGAGGGCGAAATGGGAGAAGGAGATCAG agCCTGCAAAACAAATCATAAGGAGCACAAAAG CTGTTTTGAAG CATGCAGACAGTGAGGGTGCACTGCTGGGGGAGCGATGCTCCCTACAGCCTGCCACTAGTGTCAGTACGCTGGCCTCCAGTCTTGGCGAGCCCCAGGCTGAGAGGCCATGTGTGGAGGATCTGATTCCCAGAAGGGAGTCTCTGGAGCAGCTAAGTCCTACTGACAGTGACCTGAAACTGGGCTCTTCACCCAGTGAGGGGGGGCTGGAGAAGgcaaaggaagaggaggaggaggaggaggagggggagagttACAAGGAAGATATACTGATGGGAGAGGACCAGGTAGCCGACTTTGCCAGCTCAGTACTGGCAGCCATCTCCTGCTGGCACTATAGAGCCAGGGCTTTGCTTTCTACTCACTTCACAACG GACGATCAGACCAGAGATCTGGCTGAACTAAAAAGTACACCGACAGAGGAGGTAGAAACTCACAGGCAGGAGGAAAAACATGTGGATGTGGCTGTGAAAGAAACTGACGCCACACAG GTCACTGTGGAGGAGCTGTACACTCTAGACTGCGTCCCTCGAGAAAACAAAAGGGATGAGCTGGAGGAGCATTGTTACCCACGCCCTGAGTCTCCTGTCTCCCCTTTGCAACAAGAAGCAGACACACCAGAACCTCAGGATACCTCAAGAGAAActggagaagaggaagaaggggAGAGTGATTCCTCTGGTCTCCATGTGGAGGAGACAAGTGTACTGACCAACGGGGAGCtctcagaggaggaagaggaggtgctTTCAGACAATAAAAGCATCCTACCTTCCTCTGTATTGGACCAGGCAAGTGTGATAGCTGAGCGCTTCGTCACCAGCCTGTCCAGGCGGAGCAGTCTGGTTTCAGAGGACTTGGGGTCCCTCGCCTGCCCGTCGCCATCAATAGATAATGACGTCTTCAAAAGCCCCTCGGCGTGCATGGACTTGGAGCAACAGACTGAAATGTTTGCCAGCTCTTCCCCAGAGCCTCAGGTGACCTCAGAGGCCAATCTGTCAACACCTGCACAGGATACTGCACTAAATGCCCTTATTGAAGCGGAACGCAGGTCCACTCTGTCTAAACAAGATCGCCTCCTCATCCGCAAGATCAGAAGATACTACGAGCACGCCGAACACCAAGATGCTAACTTTAGCATCAAGCGCAGGGAAAGTCTCTCCTATATCCCAGCAGGTCTGGTCCGGCACCTGAGCCGACAGCTTAACAGTACTCCCCAGGAGCAGGCAGTCCCAGTCCACAGGAAAGGCCTCTCTCGGAACCGCCCCACTTCCTGGGCTGTGTTCGACCTTCCTGGTTTGGAAAAGAGTCGCAACATTGATGCTCATCAAAAGACTGAACCACAGAGACCAGCGGAAGCCAAGGCTAGATCTCAGAGCATCACTGATGCCTCCTCgaccacagaagaagagttCAGACCCTCATCAGACATGCAAAAGGTTTGGCGAGACATGGAGATGCACGAGGAGAGCCAGGAAGTCCAGCACATCGCAGAGGAGAAACTTAGTGACTCAAGATTAGAGGTGACTCAAGATACCAGTTCAGAGTCTTCGAGTGTTAAAACCAGTAGGCAAACACCTCCTGTTTTAGAGGAGTTGGAAATAGGCACTACCTCAGATTGCTCCTCCGTCTCATCTCCGACCACAACCTTTCCAGCAGTGGAGGGGGGATCCTGTCAGGACTCTGCGTCTCAAGACAAGAGCCAAGTCAACCAAGGCCAGCTACCCAAGATCATTAGCTTCCGAACAAGTATGGACGAGGACCAGATCCTACAAGAcatgggaaaaatgaaaaacaaggtGTTCCAGCTAGCACGTCAGTACAGTCAGCGCATCAAAAATAACCGACCAATAGTTTGGCAGAGGAGCCGAGAAAGAGCAAATCAGCAGAGCTTCAAGAATATGCCTGCTGTCCTCGAGGAGAAGACGCAACTGAAGAAAAAGG GTAAACCCAACCTGAGGTTGCCATTGAGCGCATGCAATCAGGCGGTCATCCGTGAAGAGCGTTCCCCAAGCCCGGTCCACACGCCCAGTTCAGGAGCCAGCTCCCAGAGCACAGTTACCTGCCCGCAAAGCCCTCTGGCAGAGACCGAGAGCTTCCACTGGCCTGACGTACAGGAGCTGCGCACCAAATACACAGACACCTCCCGTTCCTCAAAACTAACCCGTGCCTGCACAGTCCCAAACGGGATGCTAGAGTGCTGCACAAACAGGTGTAATGGCTGCTCACACAAGTACAACAGCTCCTCTGACCTTCATAATGCTGTGACAGACTGTCCGAGGACAGAAACAGCATACAAGGAAAGGTGTCCTGTGGGAGAGGACTGGCCCCAGCCTCAGCTTCAGCCCCTGCTGTGCAGGTGGAGCTCCTTGGACCACATGCTCGGGTCTCTTCCACTCCATGAAGTACAAAACCTTCAGGAGCCTGCAAGGACTTCATACACAGCCAGTCAGCTGTCTCTGGTAATGAGAGAAACTGGCAAAGATGGGGATAATGTTCTCCAGGAGGGCACGGGCTGCACCACAAAGTCTGCCGCCCTAGGGAAAATGACAGAGAGTAATCTAGTGAAAAGCTTACGAGAGAAGTTCCAGAGCTTGACCACAAGCTCATGA